A window from Peromyscus eremicus chromosome 5, PerEre_H2_v1, whole genome shotgun sequence encodes these proteins:
- the Gadd45g gene encoding growth arrest and DNA damage-inducible protein GADD45 gamma → MTLEEVRGQDTVPESTARMQGAGKALHELLLSAQRQGCLTAGVYESAKVLNVDPDNVTFCVLAADEEDEGDIALQIHFTLIQAFCCENDIDIVRVGDVQRLAAIVGADDEAGAPGDLHCILISNPNEDTWKDPALEKLSLFCEESRSFNDWVPSITLPE, encoded by the exons ATGACTCTGGAAGAAGTCCGTGGCCAGGACACAGTTCCGGAAAGCACAGCCAG GATGCAGGGCGCCGGGAAAGCGCTGCACGAACTTCTGCTGTCGGCGCAGCGCCAGGGCTGTCTGACCGCTGGCGTCTACGAGTCCGCCAAAGTCCTGAATGT TGACCCCGACAATGTGACCTTTTGCGTGCTGGCTGCCGATGAAGAGGATGAGGGCGACATAGCGCTGCAGATCCATTTCACGCTGATACAGGCGTTCTGCTGTGAGAACGACATTGACATCGTGCGCGTGGGTGATGTGCAGCGGCTAGCGGCGATCGTGGGTGCAGACGACGAGGCGGGTGCGCCAGGAGACCTGCACTGCATCCTTATTTCG AACCCTAATGAGGACACGTGGAAGGACCCTGCCTTGGAGAAACTCAGCTTGTTCTGCGAGGAGAGCCGCAGCTTCAACGACTGGGTGCCCAGCATTACACTTCCCGAGTGA